TTGCAAGGCATACGAGCACTTGGTGTTCACTCTCATGGTTTATTATGTTATCAGAACTCATTGACTGAATTATGGCCTTATAATAGCTCTCTCTGTCTGCATTATCCCACTGTTGCTGTAGCATTATTAACCTATCTCCCATTAGAAGATTATATGTCCTTCTCCAGATGAGCACACAGAAGGTAAATAACTCTATGGCTTTTTAATGTACGGGCTCATTTTCTAAGAGAAAATGATTATTTTGCTGAGCTGTGCCCACAAAGTAAAGTCTGGTTACCTGAAGATGATATTGATCTGGCTTGTGGTAGTAGAAAGACGAAGACACATGTGAGCAGGGAGAAAAGATCACTGCCGAGTCCTGTGCGGGATGCCTCACCTATGAGCCATCAACGCAGATGTGCAGCACCTCAAATTCTGTGTTCAGGATTGCATACTGGAAGCCAAGGCTTGCGAGGAAGAAATCGAAGTGAGGAAATAGCATGTGTGGTGTTTTAAAACTGCAGTGATTCCGCACTGGAGCAGTCACCCATCGTTTCCCACAATGCATGCATCAGTCAAGCAGGCTAGCACGTCCATGGGCTCATTGCCCGAGAAAGGATTTCACCCAGTCTTATCCCCAGGTACAACTTGACCTTTAAATAGGCTGAAAGTCCTCGAGAAGGCTCTCTTGCTTTCTGTGGCAGAAGCCAGCTCTGCTCCAGCAGCACAGAGGTGGCTGTATGCAGCCAGTAAATTCCCTCCATTGGTACCCACTGTGCTCACGtagggttttttcctccttcttattACTGCTGCTTATAAACTCTCAAGAATCACGATGGTCACACCTTTAGCTCAGTGAGGAGTCTGGCAGAACAGGGTATTCTTGGAAATGTCTGGGAGAAGAGGACTCAGACCAAGAGCTGCACAGTTGTCCAGCAAATCTTGAGGAGGACGTGCCCATCCATACACCTCCTTTCCTTGCCCACTCTGCCTAGTCCTCTTCTGCACAGGCTAATTCCTCCTTGTGGTAAAATCCCTTCTACCCCTGATAACAAACCTCGGAGAACAGGCAGACCTGCAGACACACCTTTTGTCATGGCAATCTTGTCAGAGTTTATCAATCCTCCTTGCCTTCAGCTAAtgtacttttattattattaataaataatcATTTTTCCATCAGTGGAGCTCACACCCAGGAGAGGATTTTATTGGGGTGGCAGGAAAGCAGAGATATGGAGAGCTGCTGCCTATAAATGGACAAACTCCCCTCTGCAAGCCTGAATTAGCACAtctttgtgccatccctgctccAGCTCCTCCCTGGTCAGCCTTGTCTGCTCTGGGGCCAAGCTGGCCCCAGGCCAAGCAATACTGAGGGCTTTCCCTCCTGCTTCCTGCTTTTTCCATTGCATTGCCAGTGCCTGGCTGAGTCCTGTGGCCTTGTACCACGGGCAGCTAATGGGGGGAAATCCAGCACAGATTCTGTCCCTTAATTCTGCCCCCGAGATCACCGAGACCACAACATGTCCACAACACAGGTTTTCACTGGAAAACAAACACCTTGCCCCAGTGTTGTGGATGAAACAGGAGCTCCAGATTAAGATAATCCATGTTTCTGAATGCttttctgtcaggaaaaaaacaaaaaaaacaaaactgatctAAACAAGACCTGGGAGCCCTTTTCTCTGTGTAAAGCCGCTTCCCCAGAAGGTGGGTTCAAGCAATGAAAGAAGGGCTATAAAGGAAGCTCCAAGGTGTTCATATCTACATTTTGAGGTAGCCATGGCCATACAGAGTCTGCTACAATATGTGGGCTCTAGCTTGCTGCTCTGTTTGGCAGCGGGGCTGGTAGCCCTCATTTACCTTCTTACCAGCTTGAAGAAACCAGTTTGCCGTTTGCCTCCTGGGCCACGACCTCTTCCCCTGATCGGAAACTTGAATGTGGTGGACCTGAAAAAGCCGTTCCAGTCGCTGACGGAGGTAGGGTCTTGAGTgagcaggcaggaagaaaatTGGCTGCGTGCAATGCCTGATGTGAGAAATGCAACGAGGGTGATGGAGATGCGATTGTGTTTGCATTGTGTGGAAGGCAGAAATGAGCTACTTAAAGTACAGGCAGGCTGGCAGACTGACACCCTACCTACATATATATGCGTATATGTACCCCTTCCTTTATACACATGCAAGTATAGGTCTCCACCCCTTGCAGCCAGGTCCACATTGTTGGCACTCTGAGCCCCAGTCATGGCCCTCAGACTCTGCAAGTAGAAGGCACGAGCCGGGCCAGTCTGCTGAAGGATGGGGGCCATTCGCTATCAACAGCTCTGTCACTACAGACAGACATCCCCCacaggaggggggaaggaaggcaggaaagaaagatatcaTTCCCACAGCAAAGGAAACTGGGTCatatgtacatttatttccaaagcTAGTTATGTCCTTGCAATGCACGGCTCAACGctgcctcccctttctcctcctgcacACACACTGGCCAGGGCTATTTAAGACTTGGTGCATGGCTTTTGTACTTCTAGGTAAACAAATTCCTTTTTCTTATGCAGCTCCATGGATACTTTTATTtctaaaggggggaaaaaaaagacttaaatattttaaagccagCTGCGATGTTTGTTTCAGAAAGTGGCTGCTATGTTCCCATAGGGAGGTGAGGACAATTCAACACTAATTCAGATTTCTTCAGGTGGCTGTAGAGACATTTGAGGGGCTGTGGCTGGTCTGCCATGTTCCCTGAGTGTGTGCTTGCCAGGCACTACAACAGGGGAAGTCCAGTCCCCAGTGAACTCCCTCAGCTCACCTCAACACCCATAGCGAGATGGCAGTGCAGACACTGGAATTCTCCAGTTATTTGTAGAAAAGGTGCATCCTGGGCTGCAAAAGTTCAGATTTCCTATAGCAGTCACACAGTGTCCATCTGCCTGGACTTACGGGGCCACCAGGCTTGTGCAGAGTGCAGTTTTGATGGTCTTCCAGTCCTGAGCTCCTGTCTGACCATAGATGTGTTTGTGGAGGGGTTGAAGGAAAGGGCAACTATTTTTGGCTGTAGTGGAGGATTTTATGATACAAATGTCATTTGCAGGCACCAGACTCATTTCCTATAAGCTGCCAAGCAGCTTTCTTGAGGCTTTCAGGCCTGCCACATCCAATATTCATATTGCTGAGAAAAGCCAGGGCTGTTGCCAAGACGTACTAATGCAAAGAAATGACCAAAGGAAGACTGGGGAACAGCTGTGTTTAACTACCCCTGGATCTGCCGCACACCCTGTGATCTGCCAGAGAGGAAGGAACCAGTGTTAATGTTATCTCCCAAGCTGTCAAACCACCATTTGATGAAAACAAATTCAATTTGTCTGCTGTAATAACATGAGCTGCTTCTAATCTGAAATTCAATTTTCTGTATATATCTAATGCATAGCAAATGGTAACCCAGGCACATCGGAAACAAGACATTTGGAGCGGATGGCTTACAGTATGTTTAAATGAAGTCTAAAATACTGAGTGAATGATTAGATTGTCAAAGCCACCCTCCTCTGTAACAGATGATTCATACTTAATTTGCTGTAAAAGCCTTGAGCGCCTGCAACATTATCTACAAGAATATGCTTCCTGATTGGATTCAAATTTCTGGTGGCCAGCAAATAACTTTGCTATGATTGCAACACTACTCACCTTGCAATAACTTGAGACAAGTGCTGTCCTGAAAGAAAGAGTTATTGTAGCTTTGTTCTTGTAGTGCTTGTGGCTTCAGCCCCAAAGATGCGTGCACACCCCCTTGCCTCAGGTCAATGGTGTTAAAATAAACAGGCCCTCACACTGGGCCTGCCTGCTACAGCATTTTTCTAATGAGCCTCCAAATGGTAGTTTCGCTGCTTTGGCCTGTTACTGCAAAATACCATAGGAATGCAATGACATTTTATCAGCTGCTCATCTCATAGGAGCAATGATAGCAGACACCTTGTTGTGCAAACAGGGTGCAAGCAGAGATGCTGGCTAGTGATAGCTGAGGTTTATTATTTGCACTACAGCAGCACCCGGAGAtttcaggcagggctgggaggggcCTTTCGTGCTAGAAACTAACTGGGGTAGCTAATGCTACCATATGGGTCCAGATCTGGTTTTGAATGAACATATTTATTTACCTTTGAAGCTCTCCAAGATATATGGCAACATCTTCACTGTGCATTTTGGACCCAGGAAAGTTGTGGTACTGGCTGGATACAAAACCATCAAGGATGCCCTTTTAAATCATTCTGAagaatttggagaaagagcagaaataCCCATATTTAGGAAAATAACACAAGGAAATGGTAAGCTTTTGGTTGgttactttcttttttcagtttgtctataCTGATTTTATTCTTATGGCAGAGAATATCGTCCTCTTATGGTTTGCTTTTTGTCTGTGTAACAGTGCACTGAGTAGCTTTTGTACAAATGCGTAAGTAGACCTTACAAAAATTTATTAATTACAAGTAACATAAGGATCTCATACCTTTATTTTAGGGATAGGATTCAGCCATGGAGAACTATGGAAAACTATGAGAAGATTCACCTTGTCCACACTGCGAGATTTTGGAATGGGAAAGAGAACAATTGAGATCCGAATTCTTGAGGAAGTAAATTCCCTCATTAAATATTTTGCATCTTATCAGGGTGAGTGTCAAGAATTTCATCCAGAGACAGATCACATATCTAGCTGAACAACAAAGATGAATGAAAGTGTAACTTAGAGCAAATGGTATCTCATGCTTAGTGTATGTTTAAGTAGGTTATTAAACTGAGGCCTTAAAACATTGAAACTGAATTTCCTGCTGTGCATTGTGTGTGGTGAATGAGGTTTTTCTTTGAGAGCTAAGGACTACATTTCCAAAGGAAACTTAATGGACCCTATGCATCTTTTCTCATTTATTGAATGTGGCATTTCGCACAGCATTACCCCACCATGTACAAAGACAGTCAGGGACCCCAGAGGGAACCAAATCTAACCATACACACCCCAGCAGGACACTTCCACGTTGCAGGGCAAAATGGGCATTATCACATCaccatttgttttctttgcttgaaaTACAGGGAAACCTTTTGATACCAAGATGATACTCAACAATGCTGTATCCAATGTCATCTGCTCTATATTGTTTGGAGAGAGGTTTGAATATGATGATCCTGTATTTCTAACTTTGCTGAAGCTGTTAAATGAAAATACCAAGCTGTTGGGCTCCCCTATGATACTGGTAAGGCCTTGGTTTTAGGTTTTAGCTTTTAGCTTTTTCTGGGATATCTGGTTGCCCATTTTTGTTTTCCTGGCCTCCCACATTTGCTTCTCAAGGTGAGGTTGAGGAGAACATTAACAGACAGCTGGTCTGTACTGATTATGTCTGGGGTTCTGTATCTGCAGGGCACAGATTCCCAGGGCCCTGGGCTTAGTCTGTGAAGCTTTTTAGCTAAAGAAAGCAGAATAGTCTTTACAAAAGGCTGATATAAGCCCATTCcttcctgacacaaagcttctgCTTTCAATACCAGTGGATTCGTCCTCAGTGCCACACTGAAGTCTGATGCTCGCTGTAATTCCAGAGTAGCTCAGTATATAAAGCACCATCTGAGCACAGGTCAGAATTACACACTGTGCTTCAGCAGGGAAACTCCCAGAACGAGGCACCGGCTAACAGCAAACTGTAGGGGCTTCTTTAATGGGCTCGCAGGGCAACTAGTGGTCTCCCAGAGGACATGCACACCTCGGGGGGAATGGGGATGAGACCCCCTCCCACCAGACAGCAAGTTCATCCATATGACATACTGCAATGCTGTGCTTAGTCCAGCTCCTAAGAACAGTGTAGCTGTGTTAGCATGGTGCTGTGCATAAGCTAATTGGCTTGGAAACCACTTCCTTGACATAGAAAAATTGTGTTTGTCTGTGGAGGTGGCTGGCTCAAGTCCCTTGTTCTGTCCTAGAGTGTGACACACCTGAAGGCTTTCCCTTAGTTTGGTACAATGCTCACATTCCCATCCTTCACATTTGAGACCTTCAGTCCCACTATCTACACAGCTGAAAGCCCTGAAGGAAGACTAAGTTGATGAGTCTCCCAAAAGTCATAGTGAGGACTCATGCAGAGGCAGAACAGAGAGAACATGATATTTCTGCACAATTTGTAGCTGCTTGGACTGTACAAGCTAATGTGGGGGAATTGTGACCTGAAATGTCAGGGCATGGGATGTCTACCTATGAGTCTCAGCAAGGAATATCTTcagcatttcagaaatatttcaccAGCTAGCTGAGTGGTTCTCCCTGGAAAGGTTTCCTGTCCTCTCTGAGCTGCCAGCTGAAGGCCTTGATAGACCCTGTTAGACAAGTGGCCAGCAGTATGGTTTGAGATACCAATGTATGTTCAAAACGCCAATTAACAGTAAGACTTTTATTGCTCCACAGTTATATAATTTCTACCCATCTCTTGGATTTCTCTTTGGCGCTCTCAAGACTGTGCAAAAAAATGTCAAGGAGCTGACTGCTTTTCTCCAGAAGCTCTTTCAGGAGCACAAAGAAGAGTTTAATGAAAATAACTTAACAGGCTTTGTTGATGCCTTTCTTATGAAGCAACAACAGGTACTTTAAAGCTAAGTCTCAGAGTCTTTCTGTTCTCTTAGCTCTGACTTATTATTAAGATTGACCATCTGTCAGGGACTGGAAGTGAATGAAAACACAGGAACTGCAGTTTTTAGAATATATTAAAGCTAATACTCACAGTGAGCAGTGCTGTACTCGCTCCATAGTTCCACTGAAACTGCTGATTAATGGGATCTAGTTGTCAAGATGTCCCATGTGGGTGAAATCTGCTCAGCACGTGTAGGGGGGATATCATCCCAAACCTTCCTGCAAGAATGGTACAGTAACAAACTTCATTGCAGTAACTGAATTCCTGCTTACATAATATCTGGATTTGGGACTGCATACACACTCAGGATTGGACAAACTCCATATATTCCACGCACTATAGGCCCTAACGCTAAAATACTAACTGTTTAGGTCCCTGTAGCATATAAAGCCACAAAAAGCTAAAATGTAGATAAAAATGATGGCAACACATTCGTGTATTTGTACCATTTGCTATAGAACTAATGGCCATTATCTGTATGTTTTGAAGGAGTCAAAGAAACCCGACACTTATTTCCACAATGGCAACCTGCTGTTTTCGACCTTGGACCTCTTTGCTGCTGGGACTGAGACTACTTCTACAACTGTGCGCTGGGGTCTTCTTCTGATGATGAAATACCCAGAAATTCAGAGTAAGGCTAAGAAGTCTTCTTGTACAATATCTTGTTGCACGCTTAAGGCTTTGGTTATAGAAGGGAGGGAGTGGGACTCATTCAGTGTTGTCTAGAGTAATTATAAGAACCGTGAGAGCGATAACAACCACTGACTTACAAAGAGATTTTATTCAGCTGGTTGCAAGGAAACAGCACAGCCAAGTGGGAGAGGCTACGGGCCAGCGTTGCACAGTTACAGTAAAGCTCCCCCATCACTATTCTCCTGCAGGCTATCAGCTTACGTCACTGCAACTAACCTTCATCGGTCTCCCGTCTCCTGACTGATTTTGATCTTTCTTTTGAAGGCTGTGGGGTAACAAAGGCATAAGATCAGAATCAGGCATGGCATGTCCTGTAGCAACTCCATTCACGCTCCCTTGGCTCAACAACAAACCTGAAAGAACAACATCACACATTGACTTACCCACGCCTATTTCTGCTCTTCCCAAATACCCCTCAAAGTTCTCCCTTTTATTGATCTTGGCTAAACCAAAAGCCATTTAGGTTGCAAGATAAGAGGGGGGTACAGCTTCTTTATCCTTTCCTCCTCCCAAGGAAAGATTCAGGAAGAAATGAACCACGTCATTGAACCAGGAGAGCTGCCTAAGTTGGAGGACCGGAAAAAAATGCCCTATACAGATGCAGTGATACATGAAATACAAAGATTTGCCGATATAGTCCCAATGAGTCTATCACGATCAACTCCTACTGATGTGAATTTCCAAGGTTATGTGATTCCTAAGGTGAGTTTTGAGGTTGTCAGCTTACACTGCACAGATTCCTTACAGTTTCTTTTAAAGCAggcaagaaaaatcaaaaaa
This region of Apteryx mantelli isolate bAptMan1 chromosome 16, bAptMan1.hap1, whole genome shotgun sequence genomic DNA includes:
- the LOC106491306 gene encoding cytochrome P450 2K1-like translates to MAIQSLLQYVGSSLLLCLAAGLVALIYLLTSLKKPVCRLPPGPRPLPLIGNLNVVDLKKPFQSLTELSKIYGNIFTVHFGPRKVVVLAGYKTIKDALLNHSEEFGERAEIPIFRKITQGNGIGFSHGELWKTMRRFTLSTLRDFGMGKRTIEIRILEEVNSLIKYFASYQGKPFDTKMILNNAVSNVICSILFGERFEYDDPVFLTLLKLLNENTKLLGSPMILLYNFYPSLGFLFGALKTVQKNVKELTAFLQKLFQEHKEEFNENNLTGFVDAFLMKQQQESKKPDTYFHNGNLLFSTLDLFAAGTETTSTTVRWGLLLMMKYPEIQRKIQEEMNHVIEPGELPKLEDRKKMPYTDAVIHEIQRFADIVPMSLSRSTPTDVNFQGYVIPKGTEVIPLLTSVLNDELHWKTPDQFNPSHFLDADGNFIRREAFIPFSIGRRACVGEGLAKMELFLFFAGLLRKFVFQTPPGVDKSDLDLTADVGFTLNPMPHLVCAVPYECSNHRQ